In Tepidimonas taiwanensis, the following are encoded in one genomic region:
- a CDS encoding DUF3833 domain-containing protein has product MALILSHPLQHRIRWRRLLLVSGVAWLLGGCASQQLASYAAERPALDLKTYFNGRLIAHGMFQDRSGQVVRRFVVEMTGTWNGNQGVLDERFTYSDGKTERRVWRLIDDGNGRYRGTADDVVGEASGQVSGNAFQWRYTLRLPVDGRVYEVQFDDWMYLIDERVMLNRAEMRKFGIRLGEVTLSFTKLDR; this is encoded by the coding sequence ATGGCACTGATCCTGTCCCATCCGCTGCAGCACCGGATCCGGTGGCGGCGGCTGCTGCTCGTCAGCGGTGTGGCGTGGCTGTTAGGGGGCTGCGCGTCGCAGCAGCTCGCCTCCTACGCGGCAGAACGCCCGGCGCTGGACCTCAAAACCTATTTCAACGGTCGCCTGATCGCCCACGGCATGTTCCAGGACCGCAGCGGCCAGGTGGTGCGCCGCTTCGTGGTCGAGATGACCGGCACGTGGAACGGCAACCAGGGGGTGCTCGACGAGCGCTTTACCTACAGCGACGGCAAGACCGAGCGGCGCGTGTGGCGGCTGATCGACGACGGCAACGGCCGCTACCGTGGCACCGCCGACGACGTGGTCGGCGAAGCCAGCGGGCAGGTCAGCGGCAACGCCTTCCAGTGGCGCTACACGCTGCGCCTGCCCGTCGACGGGCGCGTGTACGAGGTGCAGTTCGACGACTGGATGTACCTCATCGACGAGCGCGTGATGCTCAACCGCGCCGAGATGCGCAAATTCGGCATCCGGCTCGGCGAAGTCACCCTGTCGTTCACGAAGCTCGACCGATGA
- a CDS encoding nuclear transport factor 2 family protein produces MNFYETLTPESLRELPTVYTEDARFRDPFNDVQGVEAIRRIFAHMYRQLDDPRFIVRERLGDAQQAFLTWDFVFRFRGEARERRIRGCTHLCFAADARVREHRDYWDAAEELYAQLPLIGALMRWLQRRLAARD; encoded by the coding sequence GTGAACTTTTACGAAACGCTCACCCCCGAGTCCTTGCGTGAGCTCCCGACGGTATACACCGAGGATGCGCGCTTTCGTGACCCGTTCAACGACGTGCAGGGGGTCGAGGCGATCCGCCGCATCTTCGCGCACATGTACCGGCAGCTCGACGACCCGCGCTTTATCGTGCGCGAGCGGCTGGGCGACGCGCAACAGGCCTTTCTGACCTGGGACTTCGTCTTTCGCTTCCGTGGCGAGGCGCGCGAGCGCCGCATCCGCGGCTGCACCCACCTGTGCTTTGCCGCGGACGCTCGCGTGCGCGAGCACCGCGACTACTGGGACGCGGCCGAGGAGCTGTACGCGCAGCTACCGCTGATCGGCGCGCTGATGCGCTGGCTGCAGCGGCGGCTGGCGGCGCGCGATTGA
- a CDS encoding SAM-dependent methyltransferase: protein MSSLIAPPLPPRGSDGATVLPRRVPASARAVLRLLQRLPHGHLELVTPDGQALHFGAGTAPHARLELHDWSAATAALRSGDIGFAEAYLDGLWSTPDLPALLRLMLANRHALEDVIHGSWAGRLLYRLRHRLRRNTRSGSRRNIHAHYDLGNAFYRLWLDETMTYSAAWFDGDPQRDLASAQRAKIGRALRMAGVGPDARLLEIGCGWGALAETAARDFGARVTGVTLSTEQLTHGCARIAAAGLSDRVTLRLQDYRDIADGPYDAIVSIEMIEAVGREYWPDYFGAVQRLLRPGGRACIQAIVIRDALFERYLRSTDFIQQYIFPGGCLLSPSAFQQQAQRAGLRIVDTHAFGRDYAETCRRWRQAFLARRDEVLALGFDERFVRLWSFYLAYCEAGFDAGDIDVVQYTLQRP from the coding sequence GTGTCGTCCCTCATCGCCCCTCCGCTGCCGCCGCGCGGTTCCGACGGCGCCACGGTCCTGCCGCGGCGCGTGCCGGCGTCCGCGCGTGCCGTGCTGCGCCTGCTGCAGCGGCTGCCGCACGGCCATCTGGAACTCGTCACACCCGATGGGCAAGCGCTGCACTTCGGTGCCGGTACCGCGCCGCACGCCCGGCTGGAACTGCACGACTGGTCCGCCGCCACCGCGGCGCTGCGCAGCGGGGACATCGGCTTTGCCGAGGCGTACCTGGACGGGCTGTGGAGCACGCCGGACCTGCCGGCGTTGCTGCGCCTGATGCTGGCCAACCGTCACGCGCTGGAAGACGTCATCCACGGCTCGTGGGCCGGGCGGCTGCTGTACCGCCTGCGCCACCGGCTGCGGCGCAACACGCGCAGCGGCAGCCGGCGCAACATCCACGCGCACTACGACCTGGGCAACGCGTTTTACCGGCTGTGGCTGGACGAGACGATGACCTACTCGGCCGCGTGGTTCGACGGCGACCCGCAGCGCGATCTGGCCAGCGCGCAGCGCGCCAAGATCGGGCGGGCGCTGCGCATGGCCGGCGTCGGCCCGGATGCCCGCCTGCTCGAAATCGGCTGCGGCTGGGGGGCACTGGCGGAAACGGCGGCGCGCGACTTCGGCGCACGCGTGACGGGCGTCACGCTGTCGACCGAGCAGCTGACGCACGGCTGCGCGCGCATCGCCGCGGCGGGCCTGAGCGACCGCGTGACGCTGCGGCTGCAGGACTACCGCGACATCGCCGACGGGCCGTACGACGCGATCGTCTCGATCGAGATGATCGAGGCCGTCGGCCGCGAATACTGGCCCGACTATTTCGGCGCCGTGCAGCGGTTGCTGCGCCCGGGCGGCCGCGCGTGCATCCAGGCCATCGTCATCCGCGACGCCCTCTTCGAGCGCTACCTGCGCTCGACGGATTTCATCCAGCAATATATCTTTCCCGGCGGATGCCTGCTGAGCCCGTCGGCGTTCCAGCAGCAGGCGCAGCGCGCGGGGTTGCGCATCGTCGACACGCACGCATTCGGCCGTGACTACGCCGAAACGTGCCGGCGCTGGCGGCAGGCCTTCCTCGCCCGCCGCGACGAGGTGCTGGCGCTGGGGTTCGACGAGCGCTTCGTGCGGCTGTGGTCGTTCTACCTGGCGTATTGCGAGGCCGGCTTCGATGCCGGGGATATCGATGTGGTGCAGTACACGCTGCAGCGGCCGTGA
- a CDS encoding SDR family NAD(P)-dependent oxidoreductase, which produces MSANPPFRDWRGKRAWIVGASSGIGLAVAEALHARGATVIVSARSAAPLQAFADAAPGRLALPLDVTDRAAVARAAAEAFAHGPLDLILFCAGHYRPQRATAIDAEELLRHQRINVEGALHLVATCVPRLLAQRSGHLSLVASVAGYRGLPQALAYGPTKAALINLAETLYLDLRPHGIGVSVVCPGFVATPLTAQNPFRMPALITPEQAATAMLRGWARGVFHLHFPRRFTLWLRLLRCLPDRWYFALVRRATGL; this is translated from the coding sequence ATGAGTGCCAACCCGCCATTTCGCGACTGGCGCGGTAAACGCGCTTGGATCGTTGGTGCCTCCTCGGGCATCGGCCTCGCGGTGGCCGAGGCGCTGCACGCGCGCGGTGCCACCGTCATCGTCTCCGCGCGCAGCGCCGCGCCGCTGCAGGCGTTTGCCGACGCGGCCCCGGGGCGGCTGGCGCTGCCGCTGGATGTGACCGACCGCGCCGCGGTGGCGCGCGCCGCCGCCGAGGCGTTTGCGCACGGGCCGCTGGACCTGATCCTCTTTTGCGCCGGGCACTACCGACCGCAGCGCGCCACCGCCATCGACGCCGAGGAGCTGCTGCGGCACCAGCGCATCAACGTCGAGGGGGCCCTGCACCTCGTGGCCACGTGCGTGCCGCGGCTGCTCGCGCAGCGCAGCGGCCACCTGAGCCTCGTGGCCAGCGTCGCGGGCTACCGCGGCCTGCCGCAGGCGCTGGCGTACGGCCCGACGAAAGCCGCGCTGATCAACCTGGCGGAGACGCTCTACCTCGACCTGCGCCCGCACGGCATCGGGGTGAGCGTCGTGTGCCCCGGCTTCGTGGCCACGCCGCTGACCGCGCAAAACCCCTTCCGCATGCCGGCCCTGATCACCCCCGAGCAGGCGGCGACAGCGATGCTGCGCGGCTGGGCGCGGGGAGTGTTTCACCTGCACTTTCCGCGGCGCTTTACGCTGTGGCTGCGGCTGCTGCGCTGCCTGCCGGATCGCTGGTATTTCGCGCTCGTGCGCCGCGCCACCGGCTTGTGA
- a CDS encoding cobalamin B12-binding domain-containing protein has product MPDGDDAWAAIRTAQPQRLRELLRAAIDVHGLAAVLERTVAPLCVAVGDAWMRGEIGVYHEHLFTEAVQAVLREAIAAVDAGHAAGMRPPRVLLTTAPGEQHALGLLMAECMLALAGCERVLLGVSTPLMDIVEAAAASQADVVALSFSLQARRREVIDAVTQLRQRLPERVALWVGGAGAQRPLRHPPAGVRVFARVTDVSAQVAAWRQAQGAAA; this is encoded by the coding sequence GTGCCCGACGGGGATGACGCGTGGGCAGCCATCCGCACGGCGCAACCGCAGCGGCTGCGGGAGTTGTTGCGCGCGGCGATCGATGTGCATGGGTTGGCGGCCGTGCTGGAGCGCACCGTTGCGCCGCTGTGCGTCGCGGTGGGGGACGCGTGGATGCGGGGGGAGATCGGTGTCTACCACGAACACCTGTTCACCGAGGCCGTGCAAGCCGTGCTGCGCGAGGCGATCGCGGCGGTGGACGCCGGCCACGCCGCGGGCATGCGGCCGCCGCGCGTGCTCCTGACCACCGCGCCCGGTGAGCAGCACGCGCTGGGGTTGCTGATGGCCGAATGCATGCTGGCGTTGGCGGGGTGCGAGCGGGTATTGCTTGGGGTGTCGACGCCGTTGATGGACATTGTGGAAGCGGCCGCCGCCAGTCAGGCGGATGTGGTGGCGCTGAGCTTCAGCCTCCAGGCGCGCCGGCGCGAGGTCATCGACGCCGTCACGCAACTGCGCCAGCGCCTGCCCGAGCGGGTGGCGCTGTGGGTGGGCGGTGCCGGCGCGCAGCGCCCGCTGCGGCACCCGCCGGCGGGCGTGCGGGTGTTCGCGCGCGTCACCGACGTCAGCGCTCAAGTGGCGGCGTGGCGGCAGGCGCAGGGCGCGGCCGCGTAG
- a CDS encoding chalcone isomerase family protein, producing the protein MRRPGPLPAAAETAWLSAMQRLFPDVQPGDRIAGLWQPGVGARFVLTRADGRVQPLGAIDDAAFAERFFGIWLAPTTSEPGLRQALLGTSAGASVP; encoded by the coding sequence ATGCGCCGCCCGGGGCCGCTGCCCGCAGCAGCCGAGACCGCCTGGCTGTCGGCGATGCAGCGGCTGTTTCCGGATGTGCAGCCGGGTGACCGCATCGCGGGGCTGTGGCAGCCCGGGGTGGGCGCACGCTTCGTGCTCACGCGTGCCGACGGCCGCGTCCAGCCACTGGGGGCGATCGACGACGCCGCGTTCGCCGAGCGCTTCTTCGGCATCTGGCTGGCACCGACGACCTCCGAACCCGGATTGCGGCAGGCGCTGCTCGGCACCTCGGCCGGGGCGTCGGTGCCATGA
- a CDS encoding MFS transporter has product MTPPAAPPRSAWRYGLPGLPLAFAALPLYVHLPHHYATLGVPLGALGGVLLLARVFDALTDPLLGRWLDGVYRRGAEAVWRWAWVAALVLWVGMLALLFPPAGVSGALPAWALGGLVVTTLAYSALAIAHQSWGARLGGDAPTQARLVAWREGWTLAGVITASVLPAVAGWSVTLAVLAVALPLALFAWGRGPHPTAVANAPATSTPATSAPATPVSATPLIPSDLRLPWRRPAFRRLMAVFVLSGLASAIPATLVLFFIADRLQAPQWEALFLSIYFLAAAAGMPMWLAAVRRVGLARAWLLGMGLSIAMFVWAAGLDAGDTVAYALVCGLSGLALGADLALPAALLAGVIDETGDRGRHEGAYFGWWNLAAKGNLALAAGLALPVLALLGYTPGTRDTAGLQALTVAYAVLPCFFKALAAALLWHGFVRRRPAMPLTQPIAESIVPPR; this is encoded by the coding sequence ATGACCCCGCCCGCCGCCCCGCCCCGATCGGCCTGGCGCTACGGCCTGCCCGGCTTGCCGCTGGCGTTCGCCGCGCTGCCGCTGTACGTGCACCTGCCGCACCATTACGCGACGCTGGGCGTGCCACTGGGCGCGCTGGGCGGGGTGCTGCTGCTCGCGCGGGTGTTCGACGCGCTCACCGACCCGCTGCTCGGGCGCTGGCTGGACGGGGTGTACCGGCGCGGTGCCGAGGCGGTGTGGCGGTGGGCGTGGGTCGCGGCGCTCGTGCTGTGGGTGGGCATGCTCGCGCTGCTGTTTCCGCCGGCCGGCGTCTCGGGCGCGCTGCCCGCGTGGGCACTGGGCGGGCTGGTGGTCACGACGCTCGCGTACAGCGCGCTGGCCATCGCGCACCAGAGCTGGGGCGCGCGGCTGGGCGGTGACGCGCCGACGCAGGCGCGGCTGGTGGCGTGGCGCGAAGGCTGGACGCTCGCCGGCGTGATCACCGCGTCCGTATTGCCGGCGGTGGCGGGCTGGTCGGTGACGCTCGCCGTGCTGGCGGTGGCGCTACCGCTAGCGCTCTTTGCCTGGGGCCGGGGCCCGCACCCGACAGCGGTGGCGAACGCACCCGCCACATCCACACCCGCCACATCCGCGCCTGCCACACCGGTGTCCGCCACCCCCCTCATCCCATCCGATCTGCGGCTGCCGTGGCGACGCCCGGCGTTTCGCCGCCTGATGGCGGTGTTCGTGTTGAGCGGTCTCGCCAGCGCGATCCCGGCGACACTGGTGCTGTTCTTCATCGCCGACCGGCTGCAGGCACCGCAGTGGGAGGCGCTGTTTCTGTCGATCTACTTCCTCGCCGCCGCGGCGGGCATGCCCATGTGGCTGGCAGCGGTGCGGCGCGTCGGCCTCGCCCGGGCGTGGCTGCTCGGCATGGGGCTGTCGATCGCCATGTTCGTCTGGGCGGCAGGGCTGGACGCCGGCGACACCGTGGCGTACGCGCTGGTGTGCGGGCTGTCGGGGCTGGCGTTGGGGGCAGACCTCGCGCTGCCCGCCGCGCTGCTCGCCGGCGTCATCGACGAAACCGGCGACCGCGGCCGCCACGAAGGTGCTTACTTCGGCTGGTGGAACCTCGCGGCCAAGGGCAATCTGGCGCTGGCCGCGGGGCTCGCGCTGCCGGTGCTGGCGCTGCTGGGCTACACCCCCGGCACGCGCGACACCGCCGGGCTGCAGGCCCTCACCGTCGCCTACGCGGTGCTGCCCTGCTTCTTCAAGGCGCTGGCCGCCGCGCTGCTGTGGCACGGCTTCGTGCGCCGCCGGCCCGCGATGCCGCTCACCCAACCCATCGCCGAAAGCATCGTCCCTCCGCGATGA
- a CDS encoding NAD(P)/FAD-dependent oxidoreductase gives MKVAVIGSGIAGLAAAHRLRPHAHVVLFEANDYFGGHTHTVDVTLSDASGRPVTHGVDTGFLVFNERTYPRLIALFAELGVPTAPSDMSFSVQVPGAGGRVGLEWSGSSLGTVFAQRRNLARPRFWGMLADLLRFNRLCTRLAHEGREAALQQPLGDFLDAHGFGRAFRDWYFLPMIGSIWSCPTDQMLRFPVATMIRFCHNHGLLQVNDRPQWYTVAGGARRYVQRIVARLADARLRTPVRRLERDVAGVTVFTDGGAERFDEVVLATHSDQALALLARPTEAEQAVLGAIRYQPNRAVLHTDTSVMPRLRRAWAAWNYERAADAAQESARVCLHYWLNVLQPLPFAQPVIESLNPVRPIDPARVLGTYEYAHPVFDAAAIAAQQRLPDLQGRQHTWFCGAWAGYGFHEDGLTAGYAVADALAARLQQRRAAA, from the coding sequence ATGAAAGTCGCCGTCATCGGCTCGGGCATCGCGGGGCTGGCAGCCGCCCACCGCCTGCGCCCACACGCGCACGTCGTCCTGTTCGAGGCGAACGACTATTTCGGCGGCCACACGCACACGGTGGACGTGACGCTGTCGGACGCGAGCGGGCGCCCGGTCACGCACGGCGTCGACACAGGGTTTCTCGTCTTCAACGAACGCACCTACCCGCGGCTGATCGCGCTGTTTGCCGAGCTCGGGGTGCCGACGGCGCCGTCGGACATGTCGTTCTCGGTGCAGGTGCCGGGCGCGGGCGGCAGGGTCGGCCTCGAATGGAGCGGCTCGTCGCTCGGTACGGTGTTCGCGCAACGGCGCAACCTGGCGCGGCCGCGTTTCTGGGGGATGCTGGCCGACCTGCTGCGCTTCAACCGCCTGTGCACGCGCCTGGCGCACGAGGGACGCGAGGCTGCGCTGCAGCAGCCGCTGGGCGATTTTCTCGACGCGCACGGATTCGGGCGCGCGTTTCGCGACTGGTATTTCCTGCCGATGATCGGCAGCATCTGGAGCTGCCCCACCGACCAGATGCTGCGCTTTCCGGTGGCGACGATGATCCGCTTCTGCCACAACCACGGCCTGCTGCAGGTCAACGACCGGCCGCAGTGGTACACGGTGGCCGGTGGTGCGCGGCGATACGTGCAGCGCATCGTCGCCCGGTTGGCAGACGCGCGGCTGCGCACGCCGGTGCGGCGCCTCGAGCGCGACGTCGCCGGCGTCACGGTTTTCACGGACGGCGGTGCCGAGCGTTTCGACGAGGTCGTGCTCGCGACGCACAGCGACCAGGCGCTCGCGCTGCTGGCGCGGCCGACAGAAGCGGAGCAAGCCGTGCTGGGCGCGATCCGCTACCAGCCCAACCGCGCGGTGCTGCACACCGACACCTCGGTGATGCCGCGCCTGCGGCGCGCCTGGGCGGCGTGGAACTACGAGCGCGCCGCCGACGCGGCGCAGGAGTCGGCGCGCGTGTGCCTGCACTACTGGCTCAACGTGCTGCAGCCGCTGCCGTTCGCGCAGCCGGTCATCGAGTCGCTCAACCCCGTGCGGCCGATCGATCCGGCGCGCGTGCTCGGCACGTATGAATACGCCCACCCGGTCTTCGACGCGGCGGCCATCGCCGCCCAGCAGCGGCTGCCGGATCTGCAGGGACGCCAGCACACCTGGTTCTGCGGCGCGTGGGCCGGCTACGGGTTCCACGAGGATGGTCTGACGGCCGGGTACGCCGTGGCCGACGCGCTGGCCGCCCGCTTGCAGCAACGCCGCGCCGCCGCCTGA
- a CDS encoding LysR family transcriptional regulator, whose translation MRNATFRQLRVFAEVARHLSFARAAEALHLTPPAVTMQIKELEGHVGLPLFERQGRRVALTTAGEYMLVYARKVLATLKDAEDTAARLQRLETGSLTIGLLSTAQYFVPALLAEFTREHTGLDVRLAIGNRHQLVQMLHNNEVDVAIMGRPPTELNVRAEPFGAHPHVFVAPVDHPLLRIGHPTVASLLPYAFVVREHGSGTRAVFDDFFQRQRAEPHLAMELPSNEAVKQAVMAGLGLGLLSLHTLGLELEHGLIARLDVEGTPIVRAWHVVHTLAKLLSPAAEAFRYFVLEHGEAFLAKRYGALLPLAPAG comes from the coding sequence ATGCGCAACGCCACCTTTCGCCAGCTCCGGGTCTTCGCTGAGGTCGCCCGCCACCTCAGCTTCGCGCGCGCGGCCGAGGCGCTGCACCTGACGCCGCCGGCGGTGACGATGCAGATCAAGGAACTGGAGGGGCACGTGGGCCTGCCGCTGTTCGAGCGGCAGGGCCGGCGGGTGGCGCTCACCACCGCCGGTGAGTACATGCTCGTCTACGCGCGCAAGGTGCTCGCGACGCTCAAGGACGCCGAGGACACCGCGGCGCGGCTGCAGCGGCTGGAGACGGGCTCGCTCACGATCGGGCTGCTGAGCACGGCGCAGTATTTCGTGCCGGCGCTGTTGGCCGAGTTCACGCGCGAACACACCGGGCTGGACGTACGGCTGGCGATCGGCAACCGCCACCAGCTGGTGCAGATGCTGCACAACAACGAGGTCGACGTGGCCATCATGGGCCGGCCGCCCACCGAGCTCAACGTGCGCGCGGAACCGTTCGGCGCGCACCCGCACGTCTTCGTCGCGCCCGTCGATCACCCGCTGCTGCGCATCGGCCACCCGACGGTGGCGTCGCTACTGCCCTATGCGTTCGTCGTTCGCGAGCACGGCTCGGGCACGCGCGCCGTGTTCGACGACTTTTTTCAGCGCCAGCGCGCCGAGCCTCACCTGGCCATGGAATTGCCCAGCAACGAGGCCGTCAAACAGGCCGTGATGGCCGGGCTGGGGTTGGGGCTGCTGTCGCTGCACACGCTGGGTCTGGAACTCGAGCACGGCCTGATCGCCCGGCTGGACGTCGAGGGCACGCCGATCGTGCGCGCGTGGCACGTCGTGCACACGCTGGCCAAGCTGCTCTCGCCCGCCGCGGAGGCCTTTCGCTACTTCGTGCTGGAGCACGGCGAAGCGTTTCTCGCCAAGCGCTACGGTGCGCTGCTGCCGCTGGCGCCGGCCGGCTGA
- a CDS encoding EamA family transporter: MQTFSTAAVPRWRFVGALAIVYVVWGTTYYALGVAMRTLPPVLMNGVRFLVAGAVMLMWAQWRGQAWPTRREWWGCALIGTLMAFAAMALVVLAQRLGIGSGLMATVVTTMPMWLALWTRLGGERVPATSWAGLVLGAAGAALLALEGDFGATPLGALCAFAAPLCWSLGSYASRRVALPAPAMAAGAQWLIGGAVGLAVAWSVEPGARTVDVSAVSAASWWAWGYLVVMGTLVTLNCYLWLLQHTSVALAGSYSFVNPLVALAVGVGLGGERLTGWVFVAMPLILAGLALIAYGPALLAWGRRGWLPVRGRLQPAGASGSSAP, encoded by the coding sequence ATGCAAACTTTTTCCACTGCTGCCGTTCCCCGCTGGCGATTCGTCGGTGCTCTCGCAATCGTCTACGTCGTCTGGGGCACGACCTACTACGCGCTCGGCGTGGCGATGCGCACGCTGCCGCCGGTGCTGATGAACGGGGTGCGCTTTCTCGTTGCCGGGGCGGTGATGCTGATGTGGGCGCAGTGGCGTGGCCAGGCGTGGCCCACGCGGCGCGAGTGGTGGGGGTGCGCGCTGATCGGCACCCTGATGGCCTTCGCCGCGATGGCGCTGGTCGTGCTTGCGCAGCGGCTGGGCATCGGTTCCGGTCTGATGGCGACGGTCGTCACCACGATGCCGATGTGGCTGGCGCTGTGGACCCGGTTGGGCGGCGAGCGCGTGCCCGCGACGAGCTGGGCCGGGCTGGTGTTGGGGGCCGCGGGGGCGGCGCTGCTGGCGCTGGAGGGGGATTTCGGCGCCACGCCGCTCGGCGCGTTATGCGCCTTTGCCGCACCGCTGTGCTGGAGCCTCGGGTCGTACGCGTCGCGCCGCGTCGCGCTGCCGGCCCCGGCGATGGCCGCCGGTGCACAGTGGCTGATCGGCGGTGCCGTCGGGCTGGCCGTTGCGTGGTCGGTGGAGCCGGGCGCGCGCACGGTGGACGTGTCGGCGGTCAGCGCCGCATCGTGGTGGGCCTGGGGCTATCTGGTCGTGATGGGGACGCTGGTGACGCTCAACTGCTACCTGTGGCTGCTGCAGCACACGTCGGTGGCGCTGGCGGGCAGCTACTCGTTTGTCAACCCGCTGGTGGCGCTGGCGGTGGGCGTGGGGCTGGGCGGTGAGCGGCTGACCGGCTGGGTATTCGTCGCGATGCCGCTGATCCTCGCCGGGTTGGCACTGATCGCGTACGGGCCGGCCCTGCTGGCGTGGGGGCGCCGCGGGTGGCTGCCGGTGCGCGGGCGGCTTCAGCCGGCCGGCGCCAGCGGCAGCAGCGCACCGTAG
- a CDS encoding Lrp/AsnC family transcriptional regulator: protein MQANIQLDEIDIGILTALSADSRRSYADVASEVGLSTAAVHERVRKMVERGVIERFSLRIDPQRLGLHFTAFVAIRNDGGVHCREVAPRLREMPEVLELHSVAGEYDFLAKIRTTHARALEDVLYQIKAIPGVARTTSTVVLNTEFEDRPLRWPPSSGARPPDGTGS from the coding sequence ATGCAAGCAAATATTCAGCTCGACGAGATTGACATCGGAATTCTTACGGCGCTGAGCGCCGACAGCCGGCGTTCTTACGCCGACGTCGCCAGCGAAGTGGGGCTCTCCACCGCCGCCGTGCACGAGCGCGTGCGCAAGATGGTCGAGCGCGGCGTGATCGAGCGCTTTTCGCTGCGCATCGACCCGCAGCGGCTCGGTCTGCACTTCACCGCCTTCGTCGCGATCCGCAACGACGGCGGCGTGCACTGCCGCGAGGTCGCGCCGCGCCTGCGCGAGATGCCGGAGGTGCTGGAGCTGCACAGCGTCGCCGGCGAATACGACTTCCTGGCCAAGATCCGCACCACCCACGCGCGCGCGCTGGAAGACGTGCTGTACCAGATCAAGGCCATCCCCGGTGTGGCGCGCACGACCAGCACCGTCGTGCTCAACACCGAGTTCGAGGACCGGCCGCTGCGCTGGCCGCCCTCGTCCGGGGCGCGGCCGCCGGACGGTACCGGAAGCTGA
- a CDS encoding DUF1365 domain-containing protein, which produces MDTPRPAPRDAVLIGQGLVRHQRLRPRAHAFAHPTWFLLLPMHRLADAAAEAGLALNRPGLIAFHDRDHGDGRGPEAGGALGWMRELLRAQGITDADGPVWLHTYARVLGYAFKPVSFWYCHRADGSLRAIVAEVNNTFGERHCYLLDEPAWGRTLQACKRFHVSPFCRVEGGYRFRFLRTAGDAASRTVVRIEYGDAAGPLLLTSVSGTLSPATPRDWPRLLWRYRWHSAMVIARIHWHALQLWRKGVGWYAKPAPPADPVTPQEAPRPPAA; this is translated from the coding sequence ATGGACACGCCCCGTCCCGCCCCCCGCGACGCCGTGCTGATCGGCCAAGGGCTGGTGCGCCACCAGCGGCTGCGCCCGCGCGCGCACGCGTTCGCGCATCCGACGTGGTTCCTGCTGCTGCCGATGCACCGTTTGGCCGATGCTGCGGCCGAGGCGGGGCTCGCGCTGAACCGCCCCGGGCTGATCGCGTTTCACGACCGCGACCACGGCGACGGACGCGGGCCCGAGGCGGGCGGGGCGCTGGGCTGGATGCGCGAGTTGCTGCGAGCGCAGGGCATCACGGACGCCGACGGCCCGGTGTGGCTGCACACCTATGCGCGCGTGCTCGGCTACGCGTTCAAACCGGTGAGCTTCTGGTACTGCCACCGGGCGGACGGGTCGCTGCGCGCGATCGTCGCGGAAGTGAACAACACCTTTGGCGAACGCCACTGCTACCTGCTCGACGAGCCGGCCTGGGGCCGGACGCTACAGGCGTGCAAGCGGTTTCACGTGTCGCCGTTCTGCCGCGTCGAGGGCGGCTACCGCTTCCGCTTCCTGCGCACCGCGGGCGACGCCGCATCGCGCACGGTGGTGCGCATCGAGTACGGCGACGCCGCGGGCCCGCTGCTGCTGACCAGCGTCAGCGGCACGCTCTCGCCCGCGACGCCGCGCGACTGGCCGCGCCTGCTGTGGCGCTACCGCTGGCACAGCGCGATGGTGATCGCGCGCATCCATTGGCACGCCTTGCAGCTCTGGCGCAAGGGTGTGGGCTGGTACGCCAAGCCCGCGCCACCCGCCGACCCCGTGACCCCGCAGGAGGCCCCCCGCCCCCCTGCCGCCTGA